The nucleotide sequence CCGACGTGCTCGACAGCGCGCTGCTCCGTCCGGGCCGCTTTGACCGCCAGGTCTCGATCGACCTGCCCGACATCATCGGCCGCGAGCAGATCCTGCGCGTCCATGCCCGCCGCATCACGCTTTCCGACAACGTCGACCTGGGCGTCATCGCCCGCGGCACGCCCGGACTTTCCGGTGCCGAGCTCGCCAACCTCCTCAACGAGGCGGCCCTGCTGGCCGCCCGGCGCAACAAGAAGAAGGTGGAGATGGCTGACGTCGACGAGGCCCGCGACAAGCTGCTGTGGGGCCTGTCCCGCCGCCGCGTCATGGACGATGCCGAGAAGCGCCTGGTGGCGTGGCATGAGGCCGGGCACGCCGTGGTCCAAGCCGTGTTGGATGACGGCACCATGCCGGTGCACAAGGTCACCATTATTCCGCGCGGGCAGAGCCTGGGCAGCACGACCTACCTCCCGACCAAGGACATTCTCACGCGGCCGAAGAAGCGCCTGCTGGACGAGATCACGATGGCCATGGGCGGACGCATCGCCGAGGAACTCGTGACCGGTGATTTCAGCAACGGGGCCTATGGCGACATCAAGCAGGCGACGCGCATCGCCCGGGCGATGGTTTGCGACTACGGCATGAGCGAACTCGGCCCCATTGCCATGGGGGAGAACCAGGACACGGTTTTCCTCGGCCGCGACATCACCCGTTCCCAGCACATCAGCGAGGACACCGCGCGCAAGGTGGACATCGCCGTGTCGGACATCCTCAACTCGCAGTACAAGCGGTGCGAGACGATCATCACCGAGCATCGCACGGCCCTGGACAAGGTGGCGGCCGCGCTGCTGGAGCATGAGACGATCGAAGGGCGCCACGTGCTGGAGATCCTCAAGCACGGCGAGATCAAGTCCCCCATTGTTTCCGTGCGCCCGCCGAAGCTGCCTCCGGCCGATGCCGCCAAACCGGCGGACAAGCCGGCGCCGGAGTCGGCCGCGGGTCATGCCGGTTCGCCTGAGCCGAGCCCGGCCTGAGCCAGAAATGAGTCTTGGATTTCCTCCCGGAGGCCGGCACGATGCCGGCCTCTTTTTTTACCTATGAATATTTGCTGCATCGGCGCCGGTTACGTTGGCGGGCCCACCATGGCCATGATCGCCCTGAAATGCCCAGATATCACCGTCACGGTGGTGGATATGAACGTGGCCCGGATCGCGGCGTGGAACAGCGGCCAGCTGCCGATCTTCGAGCCTGGCCTGGACGAGGTGGTGCAGCAGGCCCGGGGGCGCAACCTGTTCTTCTCCACGGATGTAGCCGGACAGATCAAGAAATCGGACATCATTTTCGTGGCGGTCAACACCCCCACCAAAACCTATGGCGTCGGTGCCGGACGGGCGGCTGACCTGCGCTACATCGAGTCGGTGGCCCGGACCATCGCGGAGCACGCCGACTCGGCCAAGATCATCGTCGAAAAGTCGACCATCCCGGTGAAGACCGCCGACGCTATCAAGACGATCCTCGCGTCCAACAGCCGCGGGGTGAAGTTCCAGGTGCTGTCGAACCCCGAGTTCCTGGCCGAAGGCACGGCGGTGAAGGACCTGACCAATCCCGACCGCGTGCTGATCGGCGGCGAGCGCACGCCCGAGGGCGAACAGGCCATGGCCACGCTGGTCGGGGTGTATGCGCGCTGGGTGCAGCGGGATCGCATCATCACGACCAATCTCTGGTCCTCTGAACTCTCGAAACTCGTCGCCAACGCCTTCCTCGCGCAGCGCATCTCCTCGATCAACTCGATCTCGGCCCTCTGCGAGGCGACCGGCGCGGATGTGGACGAGGTGGCCAACGCCATCGGCAAGGACAGCCGCATCGGGGCCAAATTCCTGAAATCCTCCGTGGGTTTCGGCGGTTCCTGTTTCCAGAAGGACATCCTGAATCTGACCTACCTGTGCGAGAGCTTCGGCCTCCCCGAGGTGGCGGCCTACTGGACCAGCGTGGTCGGCATCAACGACTGGCAGAAACGCCGGTTCGCCGGCCAGATCGTGAAGGCCCTCTTCAACACGGTCGCCGAAAAGAAAATCGCCGTGCTCGGCTTTGCCTTCAAGAAGGACACCAACGACACGCGGGAGTCCGCGGCGATCAATGTGTGTCGCGACCTGTTGTCCGAGCACGCCAAGGTCTGCGTGTATGACCCCAAGGTGCCGGCGGATGAGATCATCGCCGACACGCTGGGCAAGGGGGCGCAGAATCCGCGCCTGACGGTGGCCAAGGATGCCTACGAGGCCTGCGCCGGCGCCCATGCCATCGCCATCGTGACGGAGTGGGACGAGTTCAAGACCCTGGATTACGCGAAAATTTTCGCGGGGATGCCGAAGCCGGCGTTCCTCTTCGACGGGCGCAACATCGTGGATCTGGCGGCGCTGCGGCAGATCGGGTTTCAGGCCACCGGCATCGGCAAGGGCTGAGGCAGGGCGGGCGGGATAGAAGCGGAAAAACCTGTCCGCGGCACCGGCTTGGTATGGCGTGGGCAACCCGTCCGGTGGCCGGGTTTCACCTTCGAACCGGGGAGGCGCCGGGCGGCCGGGGCTACTTCCGGGCGGCGGGCCGGGCTTTGCGCCAGCGGCGGTAGCCGAGGAGGGCGCCCATCGCACCGACGAGCATGGCGCCGTAGGTGGAGGGCTCGGGGACCGGGGTGATCTGGTCGTCGTAGGACTGCCACTTGGTCTGGTTGCCGGTGAAGCCGGCGAAGACCACCTGGTTCATCGGGGTGGTGGCGGTGGTGTCGAAGACGGCCCCGGCCCAATTCTGGGCGAAGAAATAATCGGTGGCGTTGGTCCAGTTGATGACGTTCACCGTAATGCCGGCGGCAATCGTGAGGTTGGCCACGCTGAGGGTCGAGGTGCCGCTGAAGTCGAGCGTGATGCTACCGCTGCCGACGAGGTTGAGGTTGGAGATGCTCAGGTCGGCATCGCTGAGCTTGAGGGTCGTGCCGGCGAAGATGTTGACGGCGCCGCTGAAGGCGTTGTCCACGTTGAAGGCAAGGGTGCCGCCGGTGACATCCAGGCCGCCGTTATAACCCAGGTTGCTATCGATGGTCAGCGTGCCGCTGCCGGCCTTGGTGAAGAGGGCGGTGGAATCACCGACCAAGGTGCCGGAGAAGGAGGTGCTGGCGTTGTTGCCGCCGGCGATGAGCGAGTAGTAGCCGAGGTCGATGTTGCCGGAACCGGCGATGGCGCCGACCGTCTCGGTGAACATCGCGGTGCCGCTGGTGCGAGCCATGCGGAACTTGCCGTCGGAGTTCATCACCAGGGTGGCGCTGTTGGCGATCTGGTCGGAGGTCTGGTCGGCGAAGAGGCCGTCGCCGCTGACCTCGAGGATGGCGGTGTTGGCGCCGCGGAAGTTGTCACCAATGGTGACGGTGCTGTTGCTTACGCCCGTGGCGTTGCCCTTGACGCCGGCGACGGCGGTCTTGTCGAGGACGACCGTGCCGTCCGTGACTTGGAAGTTGCCGGTAAAGGTGTTGGCGTCGCCGGTGAGCCGGAGGGTGCCGAGATCGGTCTTGGTGAAGCTGCTGCCAGTGCCGGAGACCACCCCGTTGATGGTGAGGTCGGTGTCCACGGCGGAGGCATTGTTGCCGACCTGCACGATGCGGTTGCCGCCGAGGTCGACATTGGCGGTGATGGTGGCGGTGTTGGCGCCGATGCCGTTGAAGGTGAGGTTGCCGCCGAGGGTGAGGGTGCCGGCGCCGGTGGCGGTGACAGAGCCGCCGGCCATGGTGAGGGCGCCGATGGCGTCGCTGTTGCCCAGGAGGTCGAGCTTGCCGTCGGTGGCGATGGTGACGGCGGTCGTGTTGTTGATCTGGTTTGAGGCGTTGAGCTGGACAATGGCCGAGTTGGTCCCGCCGGTGGAATCGCCGATGTTGAGCGCGCCCGTCCCGGTGGCGTTGACGCCGGCGGTCTTGTTGAGGACGACCGTGCCGCTGTTGACGTTGAAGGCACCCTGGAAGGTATTGGCGCCGGTGCCGGCGAGGGTGAGGGAGCCGTCACCGGTCTTGGTGACGAAGTTGTTGTTGGAGGGGGTGACCGGGGTGATCGCCCCGGAGAGGGTGAGCGAGCTGCCGGTGTTGCTG is from Lacunisphaera limnophila and encodes:
- the ftsH gene encoding ATP-dependent zinc metalloprotease FtsH, translating into MSDNEDNKKRRPLKSMPPDGFPLKTGLIWVAIILAIAAIFWLNPPKTPQPAVLNIQRVVEFAQEGKIANGYIRSDATGGRDWSVLTGETTEPILQNSAGTATKAFTATGRLTDSNLEQLQKSKVFIEKPATTAMTQLLYNVLPFIVVIGLLYFLFVRQLKSAGKGALSFGKSRAKMLTRDKDRITFSDVAGCDEAKEEVSEVVEFLKDPKKFQKIGGRIPKGILMVGPPGTGKTLLAKAIAGEADVPFFSISGSDFVEMFVGVGASRVRDMFEQGRKNAPCLIFIDEIDAVGRQRGAGLGGGNDEREQTLNSLLVEMDGFDTQEGVIIIAATNRPDVLDSALLRPGRFDRQVSIDLPDIIGREQILRVHARRITLSDNVDLGVIARGTPGLSGAELANLLNEAALLAARRNKKKVEMADVDEARDKLLWGLSRRRVMDDAEKRLVAWHEAGHAVVQAVLDDGTMPVHKVTIIPRGQSLGSTTYLPTKDILTRPKKRLLDEITMAMGGRIAEELVTGDFSNGAYGDIKQATRIARAMVCDYGMSELGPIAMGENQDTVFLGRDITRSQHISEDTARKVDIAVSDILNSQYKRCETIITEHRTALDKVAAALLEHETIEGRHVLEILKHGEIKSPIVSVRPPKLPPADAAKPADKPAPESAAGHAGSPEPSPA
- a CDS encoding UDP-glucose 6-dehydrogenase, with amino-acid sequence MNICCIGAGYVGGPTMAMIALKCPDITVTVVDMNVARIAAWNSGQLPIFEPGLDEVVQQARGRNLFFSTDVAGQIKKSDIIFVAVNTPTKTYGVGAGRAADLRYIESVARTIAEHADSAKIIVEKSTIPVKTADAIKTILASNSRGVKFQVLSNPEFLAEGTAVKDLTNPDRVLIGGERTPEGEQAMATLVGVYARWVQRDRIITTNLWSSELSKLVANAFLAQRISSINSISALCEATGADVDEVANAIGKDSRIGAKFLKSSVGFGGSCFQKDILNLTYLCESFGLPEVAAYWTSVVGINDWQKRRFAGQIVKALFNTVAEKKIAVLGFAFKKDTNDTRESAAINVCRDLLSEHAKVCVYDPKVPADEIIADTLGKGAQNPRLTVAKDAYEACAGAHAIAIVTEWDEFKTLDYAKIFAGMPKPAFLFDGRNIVDLAALRQIGFQATGIGKG